A region from the Deinococcus sp. KSM4-11 genome encodes:
- a CDS encoding SDR family oxidoreductase, producing MTQPGTLLPGTPDSTFRPDLLAGKHALITGGGSGINLGIAQSFAAHGCAVTILGRNLEKAQAAAQGIVEAGGRALGVSADVRDFPAMQAAVAQAVEALGTFDIVLAGAAGNFPAPVDGISPNGFKTVVEIDLIGTYHTIKAASPHLKTPGGNVLSISAYGIPVPMQAHVVAAKAGVDMLTRTLAVEWGLRGIRVNAIIPGPIDGTEGMARLAPDEQTRQRFMGTVPLGRFGIPQDIANAALFLVSDAASYVTGVILPVDGGQNMLGGAPQYQMYQQMGFALPKKD from the coding sequence ATGACCCAGCCCGGCACCCTTCTTCCCGGCACGCCTGACAGCACCTTCCGCCCAGACCTGCTCGCCGGGAAACACGCCCTGATCACCGGGGGCGGCAGCGGCATCAACCTGGGCATCGCGCAGAGCTTCGCCGCGCACGGCTGCGCCGTGACCATCCTGGGCCGCAACCTGGAGAAAGCCCAGGCCGCTGCCCAGGGCATCGTGGAGGCCGGGGGCCGGGCGCTGGGCGTGAGTGCCGACGTGCGCGACTTCCCCGCCATGCAGGCCGCCGTGGCGCAGGCGGTCGAGGCGCTCGGAACCTTCGACATCGTCCTGGCGGGCGCGGCCGGGAACTTCCCCGCTCCGGTGGACGGCATCAGTCCCAACGGTTTCAAGACGGTCGTGGAGATCGACCTGATCGGCACGTACCACACCATCAAGGCGGCCAGCCCCCACCTGAAAACCCCCGGCGGTAACGTCCTGAGCATCAGCGCCTACGGCATACCGGTGCCCATGCAGGCGCACGTCGTGGCCGCGAAGGCTGGCGTGGACATGCTCACCCGCACCCTGGCCGTCGAGTGGGGCCTGCGCGGCATCCGCGTGAACGCGATCATTCCCGGCCCCATCGACGGCACCGAGGGCATGGCCCGCCTCGCCCCCGACGAACAGACCCGCCAGCGCTTCATGGGCACCGTGCCCCTGGGCCGCTTCGGCATTCCGCAGGACATCGCCAACGCCGCACTGTTCCTCGTCTCGGACGCCGCCAGCTACGTGACCGGCGTGATCCTTCCCGTGGACGGCGGCCAGAACATGCTCGGCGGCGCTCCCCAATACCAGATGTACCAGCAGATGGGCTTCGCCCTGCCGAAAAAGGACTGA
- a CDS encoding G8 domain-containing protein, which produces MRVPRLTVALALCTLLLSCGGTSAETGAQTGSTPPSTTPPGTPPTANLPSAAWSDPATWGGTLPAAGANVTLPAGKRVILDVSPPALAGLTVPAGSALEFAEKDLTLQSEWLMVHGELRIGSEAAPFTHDADIILTNTTPDENVMNMGDRVLGIMDGTLELHGQTRLPWTRLNATANAGSSTLTLERAPDWTPGSTLTLASTDFDPGQTEQVVVQRVSGTQVTLATPLRFTHWAQTTTLGGHTLVERAEVGLLTRNIRVAASEDAMQSQLGAHVMIMGAATAHIEGTEFTRVGQVNTLRRYPVHFHRLGSAAGSYFRDNSIHQSFNRCLVVHGTSDLRVQDNVTYDNVGHCIFLEDGDETGTQITGNLVTLVRRPDKEKGQTPLLDSDNDPAGYWVSHPANTVKNNVAAGVEGSGFWLAFPEHPTGLGAAGGAAIWNRRTPLGAFDGNVAHSGDRGLNVDNGPQADGTHTETTYYMPRVNPADEKSAPAPAAFTNFTAYKQRDQGAWLRGEHLTLNGAALADNAVGATFAADQTALTGSLLVGETANVGTPQPWEKTGARGRSLPRPWDATFPIRGYQFYDGHVSIRDTALAAFHPDSVRQASGLGYLTQNAFSIDPANAAQGVTWLDDSLPVYLPPAEPDKDGDKAATFLDADGSVTGTAGKTVTASALLRDAPDCVARPAWGASVCGGTYARLWLNDVTGSKLAPLHASNARGSGIDLTGTPDDFTSFSTSVRLGEAYALVPSAASTHLRLGFDGRAPGDTLRLTLPVTGTPILYRDWWIDERNRLKQVPLASLDATTGDSYALNGGTLYLKLVVRPGTDFAVLDVCKAALCQ; this is translated from the coding sequence ATGCGTGTGCCCCGCCTGACCGTTGCCCTGGCTCTCTGCACCCTGCTGCTCAGTTGCGGAGGGACGAGTGCAGAGACGGGCGCCCAGACGGGCTCCACGCCACCCAGCACCACACCTCCTGGCACCCCTCCCACCGCGAACCTGCCCAGCGCCGCGTGGAGCGATCCCGCCACCTGGGGCGGCACCCTGCCAGCCGCCGGCGCGAACGTGACCCTGCCCGCCGGGAAACGCGTGATCCTCGACGTGTCGCCACCTGCCCTGGCGGGCCTTACGGTTCCCGCCGGCAGCGCCCTGGAATTCGCGGAGAAGGATCTGACCCTGCAATCCGAGTGGCTCATGGTTCACGGCGAACTGCGGATCGGCAGCGAGGCCGCACCCTTCACGCACGACGCGGACATCATCCTGACGAACACCACGCCCGACGAGAACGTCATGAATATGGGCGACCGCGTACTGGGGATCATGGACGGCACGCTGGAACTGCACGGCCAGACCCGGCTCCCGTGGACGCGCCTGAATGCCACGGCAAATGCGGGCAGCAGCACCCTGACGCTGGAACGCGCGCCCGACTGGACACCGGGCAGCACCCTCACCCTGGCCAGCACGGATTTCGACCCAGGACAGACCGAGCAGGTGGTCGTGCAGCGCGTCTCGGGCACCCAGGTCACGCTGGCCACGCCGCTCCGGTTCACGCACTGGGCGCAGACCACCACCCTGGGCGGCCACACGCTGGTGGAACGCGCCGAGGTCGGTCTGCTCACCCGCAACATCCGCGTGGCGGCCAGCGAGGACGCCATGCAGTCGCAGCTCGGCGCGCACGTCATGATCATGGGCGCGGCCACCGCCCACATCGAGGGCACCGAGTTCACGCGCGTCGGGCAGGTGAACACCCTGCGGCGCTACCCGGTGCATTTCCACCGCCTGGGCAGCGCCGCGGGGTCGTACTTCCGCGACAACTCCATTCACCAGTCCTTCAACCGCTGCCTCGTCGTGCACGGCACCAGCGACCTGCGCGTGCAGGACAACGTCACGTACGACAACGTCGGCCATTGCATCTTCCTGGAGGACGGCGACGAGACCGGCACCCAGATCACCGGGAACCTCGTGACCCTGGTGCGCCGCCCCGACAAGGAGAAGGGCCAGACACCGTTGCTGGACAGCGACAACGACCCGGCCGGGTACTGGGTCAGCCACCCGGCGAACACTGTGAAAAACAACGTTGCGGCGGGCGTGGAGGGCAGCGGCTTCTGGCTGGCCTTCCCCGAACACCCGACCGGCCTGGGCGCGGCGGGCGGCGCGGCCATCTGGAACCGCCGCACGCCGCTCGGGGCCTTCGACGGCAACGTGGCGCACAGCGGCGACCGGGGCCTGAACGTGGACAACGGCCCTCAGGCCGACGGCACCCACACCGAGACCACGTATTACATGCCGCGGGTGAACCCCGCCGACGAGAAGTCCGCGCCCGCCCCGGCCGCCTTCACGAACTTCACCGCGTACAAGCAGCGGGATCAGGGCGCGTGGCTGCGCGGCGAGCACCTCACCCTGAATGGCGCGGCCCTCGCCGACAATGCCGTGGGCGCCACCTTCGCCGCCGACCAGACCGCCCTGACCGGCTCTCTGCTGGTTGGCGAGACCGCCAATGTCGGCACCCCCCAGCCCTGGGAGAAGACCGGGGCGAGGGGCCGCAGCCTGCCCCGCCCGTGGGACGCGACCTTCCCCATTCGCGGCTACCAGTTCTACGACGGTCACGTCAGCATCCGCGACACCGCGCTGGCCGCCTTCCACCCGGACAGCGTGCGGCAGGCGAGCGGTCTGGGTTACCTGACGCAGAACGCCTTCTCCATCGACCCGGCGAACGCGGCGCAGGGTGTGACGTGGCTCGACGACAGCCTGCCGGTCTACCTGCCCCCCGCCGAGCCCGACAAGGACGGCGACAAGGCCGCGACCTTCCTGGATGCCGATGGCAGCGTGACTGGAACCGCGGGCAAGACCGTGACGGCCAGTGCCCTGCTGCGGGACGCACCCGACTGCGTCGCGCGACCCGCGTGGGGGGCCAGCGTGTGCGGCGGCACCTACGCCCGGCTGTGGCTGAACGACGTGACCGGCAGCAAGCTCGCGCCGCTGCACGCCTCGAACGCCCGGGGCAGCGGCATTGACCTGACCGGGACGCCGGACGACTTCACCTCCTTCTCGACCAGCGTGCGCCTGGGCGAGGCGTACGCCCTGGTCCCGAGCGCGGCCTCTACGCACCTGCGCCTGGGCTTCGACGGCCGCGCCCCCGGCGACACGCTGCGCCTGACCCTGCCCGTGACAGGCACGCCGATCCTCTACCGCGACTGGTGGATTGACGAGCGCAACCGCCTCAAGCAGGTGCCCCTGGCCAGCCTGGATGCCACGACCGGCGACAGTTATGCCTTGAACGGCGGCACCCTGTACCTGAAACTCGTCGTGCGACCGGGGACTGACTTCGCCGTGCTGGACGTCTGCAAGGCCGCCCTGTGCCAGTGA
- a CDS encoding response regulator: MSGIDILLVEDNPADVMLTREAFEEADFPHQLHHARDGVDALAFLRREGKYAQAVRPDVILMDLNMPRMSGLEVLDVLKVDAALRSIPVIVLTTSRSETDIWRSYDLHANAYIPKPVSIAEFVDVVRTLGNFWFQKAALPPRRP, translated from the coding sequence ATGAGTGGTATCGATATCCTGCTTGTCGAGGACAACCCCGCGGACGTCATGCTGACCCGTGAGGCCTTCGAGGAAGCGGACTTTCCCCACCAGCTGCACCATGCGCGCGACGGCGTGGACGCCCTGGCGTTCCTGCGGCGTGAGGGGAAATACGCGCAGGCGGTGCGGCCCGACGTGATCCTGATGGATCTGAACATGCCGCGCATGAGCGGCCTGGAGGTGCTGGATGTCCTGAAGGTCGACGCGGCGCTGCGGAGCATTCCGGTGATCGTCCTGACCACCTCGCGTTCCGAGACGGACATCTGGCGCAGTTACGACCTGCATGCCAACGCCTATATCCCCAAACCGGTCAGCATCGCCGAGTTCGTGGACGTGGTGCGCACCCTGGGAAACTTCTGGTTCCAGAAGGCCGCGCTGCCCCCCAGACGCCCCTGA
- a CDS encoding DUF3084 domain-containing protein, with product MLWVFLAFVVLLSGVVAYAADTIARKAGRKHIRLFGLRPKTTALVVAVLSGMAISAASLTAFLLLNKNAVDIIAAADQLRPQLESLRQEYKTAQSDLQAANTERDAAQTEARRLGQLQDAAQRDLRATRTDLDVARQAEQRLKTETAALQGRVKTLGTTITSLESLAKDNRAKLQTSEAALKASKERAQALDAQVLDFRARTALAQQEAQNAQDRATQVQASADQAQQRAAKAEADAKAAQARAVQAQTRSTLAQATAQQAVVTAQAAARQSIAQAQATAQQAVAQAQASAKAALIQAQGQVATAQAQAAALGSQVGQLQASRQAAQRDLQTARTALVAAQAARTQADKQRQAAQVARDQITTQRDQAQGDLLALQQQQIQLKNSNDGLARDLATARATLGKLQDEYSSSRAELNASRNTDLAYPKNELVYAAVVPSVRNLDGFLKDADKVAQNRGAKGTPAVRLASSARAALETKLRGLNASTFVQCRAAQNTALGFPVDLSCDAKANSVLFHGGDIIRRVSVNLKADPRVIQDQINELVKDTVVDITTRGVPGEYIMNQGLDVTEFIQLLTRLNARNDTTAVVGMAARDDVKPSTRVDLYPILP from the coding sequence GTGCTGTGGGTATTCCTGGCCTTCGTGGTGCTGCTGTCCGGCGTGGTCGCCTACGCCGCCGACACCATTGCCCGCAAGGCCGGGCGCAAGCACATCCGCCTGTTCGGCCTGCGGCCCAAGACCACGGCGCTGGTCGTCGCGGTGCTCTCCGGCATGGCGATCTCGGCCGCCAGCCTCACGGCCTTCCTGCTGCTGAACAAGAACGCCGTGGACATCATTGCCGCCGCCGACCAGCTGCGCCCGCAACTGGAATCGCTGCGCCAGGAATACAAGACCGCGCAGAGCGACCTGCAGGCCGCGAACACGGAACGCGACGCCGCCCAGACGGAAGCGCGGCGCCTGGGGCAGTTGCAGGACGCCGCCCAGCGTGACCTGCGCGCCACCCGCACCGACCTGGACGTCGCCCGGCAGGCCGAGCAGCGCCTGAAGACCGAGACGGCCGCGCTCCAGGGCCGCGTGAAGACCCTGGGCACCACCATCACGTCGCTGGAGAGCCTGGCGAAAGACAACCGCGCCAAACTCCAGACCTCCGAGGCCGCCCTGAAAGCCAGCAAGGAACGCGCCCAGGCCCTGGACGCCCAGGTGCTGGACTTCCGCGCCCGCACCGCGCTGGCCCAGCAGGAAGCGCAGAACGCGCAGGATCGCGCCACGCAGGTGCAGGCCAGCGCGGATCAGGCACAGCAGCGCGCCGCGAAGGCCGAGGCCGATGCCAAGGCGGCCCAGGCGCGCGCCGTGCAGGCCCAGACCCGCTCCACGCTGGCGCAGGCGACCGCCCAGCAGGCCGTCGTGACCGCGCAGGCAGCGGCCCGCCAGTCGATTGCGCAGGCGCAGGCCACCGCGCAGCAGGCCGTGGCCCAGGCCCAGGCCAGCGCGAAGGCGGCCCTGATACAGGCGCAGGGGCAGGTCGCGACCGCCCAGGCGCAGGCCGCCGCCCTGGGCAGCCAGGTGGGGCAGCTCCAGGCCTCCCGGCAGGCCGCCCAGCGCGATCTCCAGACCGCCCGCACCGCCCTCGTGGCCGCCCAGGCCGCCCGCACCCAGGCCGACAAGCAGCGGCAGGCCGCGCAGGTCGCCCGTGACCAGATCACCACGCAGCGGGATCAGGCCCAGGGCGACCTGCTCGCCCTCCAGCAGCAGCAGATCCAGCTCAAGAACAGCAACGACGGCCTCGCGCGCGACCTGGCGACCGCCCGCGCCACGCTCGGCAAGTTGCAGGACGAGTACTCCAGCAGCCGCGCGGAACTGAACGCCAGCCGCAACACGGACCTGGCGTATCCGAAGAACGAACTGGTGTACGCCGCCGTGGTGCCCAGCGTCCGCAACTTGGACGGTTTCCTGAAGGACGCCGACAAGGTCGCGCAGAACCGTGGGGCCAAGGGCACGCCCGCCGTGCGGCTGGCTTCCAGCGCGCGCGCGGCCCTGGAAACCAAGTTGCGCGGCCTGAACGCCAGCACCTTCGTGCAGTGCCGCGCCGCGCAGAACACCGCGCTGGGCTTCCCGGTGGATCTCAGCTGTGACGCGAAGGCCAACAGCGTCCTGTTTCACGGGGGCGACATCATCCGCCGGGTCAGCGTGAACCTGAAGGCCGATCCACGCGTCATCCAGGATCAGATCAACGAACTGGTCAAGGACACGGTCGTGGACATCACCACGCGGGGCGTGCCCGGCGAGTACATCATGAACCAGGGTCTGGACGTCACGGAGTTCATCCAGCTGCTCACGCGCCTGAATGCCCGCAACGACACGACCGCCGTGGTCGGTATGGCCGCCCGCGACGACGTGAAACCCAGCACCCGCGTCGACCTGTATCCCATCTTGCCCTGA
- a CDS encoding vanadium-dependent haloperoxidase produces MTSTPSVIWNEAALDAIRRTRPWAPVAARALFLLHAAMFDAWAAYDRTATGLHWHLQARRPEHERTEAHQRTAMAYAAIRVLSDVFPTETALFGAVLSGLGLDAGDTGTNPATPCGVGNLAAAELLAARHDDGSNQAHGYADTSGYVPVNTADVVTDGGRWQPLRVSDGHGTAVQHFITPHWGGVTPFALGRPDQFQPPPPARWGTPDFLEQVREVLSYSATLTPLQKAVAEYWADGPGNERPPGHWTLFATFISQRDGHDTGQDARMFLALTGAVMDASVSCWDAKRHYDAVRPASAVRFLLRGKTVHAWGGPGHDDAVLPANTWTPYQPVTVVTPPCAEYTSGHSTVSAAAATVLRLITGSDVFGAGVTLPAGSSRVEPGEPTIPVRLTWATFTDAADEAGMSGRYGGVHFRDADLAGRAAGRQVGHLAFLRAQHHFNPRLNPKS; encoded by the coding sequence ATGACGAGCACGCCGAGCGTCATCTGGAACGAGGCGGCACTGGACGCCATCCGCCGGACGCGCCCCTGGGCGCCGGTGGCCGCGCGGGCGCTCTTCCTGCTGCATGCCGCCATGTTCGACGCCTGGGCCGCCTACGACCGCACGGCCACCGGCCTGCACTGGCACCTCCAGGCGCGCCGTCCAGAGCACGAACGCACCGAGGCTCACCAGCGCACGGCCATGGCCTACGCCGCCATCCGCGTGCTGAGCGACGTGTTCCCTACCGAGACCGCTCTGTTCGGTGCCGTGCTGAGTGGCCTGGGGCTCGATGCGGGCGACACCGGCACGAATCCCGCCACGCCCTGCGGTGTCGGGAACCTCGCGGCGGCCGAACTGCTCGCCGCTCGGCACGACGACGGCAGCAACCAGGCGCACGGGTACGCCGACACCAGCGGCTACGTGCCCGTAAACACCGCAGACGTCGTGACGGACGGCGGGCGCTGGCAACCGCTGCGCGTCAGCGACGGCCACGGCACCGCCGTCCAGCACTTCATCACGCCCCACTGGGGCGGCGTGACCCCCTTCGCGCTGGGCCGCCCGGATCAGTTCCAGCCCCCGCCACCCGCCAGATGGGGCACCCCGGACTTCCTGGAGCAGGTGCGCGAGGTGCTCTCGTACTCCGCCACCCTCACGCCTCTTCAGAAGGCCGTAGCAGAGTACTGGGCCGACGGCCCCGGCAACGAACGGCCCCCCGGCCACTGGACGCTGTTCGCGACCTTCATCTCGCAGCGCGACGGCCACGACACGGGCCAGGACGCCCGCATGTTCCTCGCCCTGACCGGCGCGGTCATGGACGCCAGCGTGTCGTGCTGGGACGCCAAGCGCCACTACGATGCCGTGCGGCCCGCCAGCGCCGTGCGCTTCCTGCTGCGCGGCAAGACCGTACACGCCTGGGGCGGCCCCGGCCACGACGACGCGGTTCTGCCCGCCAACACCTGGACACCCTACCAGCCGGTCACGGTCGTCACGCCGCCCTGCGCGGAGTACACCAGCGGGCACAGCACCGTCAGCGCCGCCGCCGCCACCGTCCTGCGCCTGATCACGGGCAGTGACGTCTTCGGCGCGGGCGTCACCCTCCCGGCGGGCAGTTCCCGCGTGGAGCCGGGCGAGCCCACCATCCCGGTTCGGCTCACCTGGGCGACCTTCACCGACGCGGCCGACGAGGCCGGAATGTCGGGCCGCTACGGCGGCGTGCACTTCCGGGACGCGGACCTGGCCGGACGTGCTGCGGGCCGCCAGGTCGGTCACCTCGCCTTCCTGCGTGCCCAGCACCACTTCAATCCCAGGCTGAATCCGAAATCCTGA
- the lptB gene encoding LPS export ABC transporter ATP-binding protein, which yields MSTLPEPTLSAPAVRANRPVLSAQGLGKQYGRRTVVRNVNFTVQPGEIVALFGPNGAGKTTTFYMVVGFVRPGAGRITLGDRDLTHLPMHERARLGLGYLPQEASAFRKLTARDNLLAILEYQKLSRGEQEARADALLAEFGLSHLAGSYAYQLSGGERRRLELARALTTDPDYLLLDEPFTGVDPKSIRDIQRLIRDLRDRRGIGVFITDHNVRETIALTDRVYLMFDGDVKFEGTPESFAQDEDVRRHYLGDDFEL from the coding sequence CTGAGCACCCTGCCGGAACCCACCCTGTCCGCCCCCGCCGTGCGGGCGAACCGGCCGGTGCTGAGCGCGCAGGGGCTGGGCAAGCAGTACGGGCGACGTACCGTCGTGCGGAACGTGAACTTCACCGTGCAGCCCGGCGAGATCGTCGCGCTGTTCGGGCCGAATGGCGCCGGCAAGACCACGACGTTCTACATGGTGGTGGGGTTCGTCCGGCCCGGCGCGGGGCGTATCACGCTCGGCGACCGGGATCTGACCCACCTGCCCATGCACGAACGCGCCCGGCTGGGCCTGGGCTACCTCCCGCAGGAGGCCAGCGCGTTTCGCAAGCTCACGGCGCGCGACAACCTGCTGGCCATCCTGGAGTACCAGAAGCTGTCGCGCGGCGAGCAGGAGGCCCGGGCTGACGCCCTGCTGGCCGAGTTCGGCCTGAGCCACCTGGCGGGCAGCTATGCCTACCAGCTGTCCGGCGGGGAGCGCCGCCGCCTGGAACTCGCCCGCGCCCTCACCACCGATCCCGACTACCTGCTGCTGGACGAGCCCTTCACGGGCGTGGATCCCAAGAGCATCCGCGACATCCAGCGCCTGATCCGGGATCTGCGGGATCGCCGGGGCATCGGGGTGTTCATCACGGATCACAACGTCCGCGAGACCATCGCCCTGACCGACCGGGTGTACCTGATGTTCGACGGGGACGTGAAGTTCGAGGGCACCCCCGAGAGCTTCGCGCAGGACGAGGACGTCCGCCGCCATTACCTCGGCGACGACTTCGAGCTGTAA
- a CDS encoding enoyl-CoA hydratase-related protein, with translation MTFQSVKLTYAGEVATLTITSKMGSMGPAFWQEVPRALAALDGARVLIVRGEELFSAGLDVKASAASIGPALGNPAAFKAVVDEMHAAIEGLAALPIPVIAAVHGWCIGAGLELIAACDLRVCSQGARFRLPEVLLGITADLGGLQRLPRLIGHGRAAHLALTADPIDAATAERWGLVTEVLDTPEALFARADALAGHLAGLPQKALEGTKRILNTDLPHHQSLADAVQWNAQHMTAEGLSAALRP, from the coding sequence ATGACATTCCAGAGCGTGAAGCTCACCTACGCGGGTGAGGTCGCCACCCTGACCATCACGTCGAAAATGGGCAGCATGGGGCCCGCCTTCTGGCAGGAGGTGCCGCGTGCCCTGGCCGCCCTGGACGGCGCCCGTGTGCTGATCGTGCGCGGCGAGGAGCTGTTCAGCGCCGGGCTGGACGTGAAGGCCAGCGCGGCGAGCATCGGCCCGGCGCTGGGAAATCCGGCCGCGTTCAAGGCCGTGGTGGACGAGATGCACGCCGCCATCGAGGGCCTCGCCGCGCTGCCCATCCCGGTGATCGCGGCGGTGCACGGGTGGTGCATCGGTGCTGGCCTGGAGCTGATCGCCGCGTGCGACCTGCGGGTGTGCAGCCAAGGCGCCCGCTTCCGGCTACCGGAAGTCCTGCTGGGCATCACGGCCGACCTGGGCGGCCTGCAACGCCTGCCCCGCCTGATCGGCCACGGGCGCGCCGCCCACCTGGCCCTCACCGCCGATCCGATCGACGCGGCCACAGCTGAACGCTGGGGCCTCGTGACCGAGGTGCTCGACACCCCGGAGGCCCTGTTCGCCCGCGCCGACGCCCTCGCCGGCCACCTGGCCGGACTTCCCCAGAAAGCGCTGGAGGGCACCAAACGCATCCTGAACACTGACCTGCCACACCACCAGAGCCTCGCAGACGCCGTGCAGTGGAACGCCCAGCACATGACCGCCGAGGGCCTGAGCGCCGCCCTCCGCCCCTGA
- a CDS encoding ATP-binding protein, whose amino-acid sequence MGTPLHVLLLRPLLLPCVLMLGVGLAVLVGVNRAAQARALVTDSQTRLILISSLSGDISAMENGERGYVITGKPDFLDPYTEGRQRFAAHSYALHDLSPAPQQGRLVRVQSLVTRWFQQAAEPEIRARQTSLGGAIALVGTGGGKGILDEARKELDVMQMEENTNLSGATASSLATLNRVRLVTVGGLLLGVLLILVTAWQVARSVAALLNHLTDNTRQIAAGQYHLRLPDSEVRELAGLGRQVDLMAAAVQQREQALRVSNEKLERSNRELEQFAYVASHDLQEPLRTITSYTELLARRYAGRLDERADQYIAFTTAATTRLKTLIQDLLAYSRVRQGGRPMTEVDTHGLVAGVVDDLAAQLDTSGGRVVLGELPTVQGNAELLRHVFLNLIGNALKFRASDRPPTVQVSAARDQDAWVFAVQDNGIGIEAQYHERIFGVFQRLHGMDEYDGSGIGLAVTRSAVEQLGGRLWLDSQPGQGSTFRFSLPDPPANAVSPASDFPAFSVSGAPSGVAAAAKEPA is encoded by the coding sequence ATGGGGACACCGCTCCACGTGCTGCTACTGCGTCCCCTGCTGCTGCCGTGTGTGCTCATGCTGGGCGTCGGGCTGGCGGTGTTGGTGGGCGTGAACCGCGCGGCGCAGGCGAGGGCGCTCGTCACGGACTCGCAGACCCGCCTGATCCTGATCAGTTCCCTGAGCGGCGACATCTCCGCCATGGAGAATGGCGAACGGGGGTACGTGATCACCGGTAAACCGGACTTCCTGGATCCGTATACCGAGGGCCGCCAGAGGTTCGCGGCCCACAGCTACGCCCTGCACGACCTGAGCCCCGCCCCTCAGCAGGGCCGGCTTGTCCGGGTGCAGTCCCTGGTGACCCGCTGGTTCCAGCAAGCGGCTGAGCCCGAGATCCGCGCGCGTCAAACCTCCCTGGGCGGGGCGATTGCCCTTGTGGGCACCGGGGGCGGCAAGGGCATCCTGGACGAGGCCCGCAAAGAGCTCGACGTCATGCAGATGGAGGAGAACACCAACCTGAGCGGCGCGACCGCCTCCAGTCTGGCCACCCTGAACCGGGTGCGGCTGGTCACGGTGGGCGGCCTGCTGCTGGGGGTGCTGCTGATTCTCGTGACCGCGTGGCAGGTGGCCCGCTCCGTGGCCGCCCTGCTGAACCACCTGACGGACAATACGCGGCAGATCGCCGCCGGGCAGTACCACCTGCGGCTGCCGGACAGCGAGGTGCGGGAACTGGCCGGACTGGGCCGCCAGGTGGATCTCATGGCGGCGGCAGTGCAGCAGCGCGAGCAGGCGCTGCGCGTCTCGAACGAGAAACTGGAGCGCAGCAACCGTGAACTCGAACAGTTCGCCTACGTGGCCAGCCACGACTTGCAAGAGCCGCTGCGCACCATCACGAGTTACACGGAACTGCTGGCCCGGCGTTACGCGGGCCGCCTCGACGAGCGGGCTGACCAGTACATCGCGTTCACGACCGCCGCGACAACACGCCTGAAGACCCTCATCCAGGATCTGCTGGCGTACTCCCGCGTGCGGCAGGGCGGGCGGCCCATGACGGAAGTTGACACGCACGGCCTCGTCGCGGGCGTCGTGGATGACCTGGCGGCGCAGCTGGATACCTCGGGCGGGCGTGTGGTGCTCGGCGAGCTGCCCACCGTACAGGGCAACGCCGAACTGCTGCGGCACGTGTTCCTGAACCTGATCGGGAATGCCCTGAAATTCCGCGCCAGCGACCGCCCACCTACCGTTCAGGTCAGCGCGGCACGTGATCAGGACGCGTGGGTGTTCGCCGTGCAGGACAACGGCATCGGCATCGAGGCGCAGTACCACGAGCGGATCTTCGGTGTCTTCCAGCGCCTGCACGGCATGGACGAGTACGACGGCAGCGGCATCGGCCTGGCCGTCACCCGCAGCGCCGTGGAACAGCTCGGGGGCCGCCTGTGGCTCGACAGCCAGCCCGGGCAGGGCAGCACGTTCCGGTTCAGCCTGCCGGATCCGCCCGCCAATGCAGTGTCTCCGGCCTCCGATTTCCCCGCCTTTTCTGTTTCCGGCGCGCCCAGTGGGGTCGCGGCCGCGGCCAAGGAGCCTGCATGA